DNA sequence from the Cohnella herbarum genome:
ATCGTAAACGAAGGTTTGGCCGGAATCGTTCGCCGCCAGCGCGTTAAGTCCTGCGTGGTCCAACGAGTTATTATTGGCCACGGGGAATGCCTGCCGCACGATCTTTAAGCCGAGCTTTTGCGCTAATCCGGCGTTTTTCGTGATCACGTCGTCACGGTGATTTTCATGCGAGACTATGAAATCCACCCCGTGTTTCGCCATGTCATGGAGCGTTTTTTCGGGTTGCACAAGGCTATGGTGATACATTCCGATCTGAAAATCATCCGACGCGTAATCGTTCGACGTCGGCGCGAGCATAGGAACGTCTTCTTTGCTTCTCGTCCATTCTTTGCTCGTCATGGCCTCCAGATTGTCCAACGAATAGTAATTGTCCGTTATCCCCTTGACCATCGTGTTATCGTCGACGATGACTTCGAAGCCGGTGATGTTGCCATAATCCATAACTCCGTTGCCGCCGATAATATCGTCCGTCTGCGTCTTGAACGGCCATTCGAGATGCCACCAACTACCGGGAACAAGCTGAGAGCCCCACAGAATGGAATCCAAGCGGATATAGTTAGCCGTTCCGTCGGCATCCTTGATGCTGAAGATCATCTTGTCCGTTTCCTTGCTGACCAGAATCCAGAAAGACAATACGTCCTGAGACGATAGATTCGCCGAAAGGCTTTTCGTGGCGGAATAACTGTTGGCCATTCCGTCGTTGTTGTTCGGAACCTGGAAGGTAACGGATGCCCGTGATGCATCGCGATAATTATTTGCGTTCGGGATAACGTTCGAACCGGGCGTCGCCGTCCATCCGGCCGTCCCGTCGAAGGAGTCCAGCATCATTCTGTCTTTATATTTAACCGCCTGCAGATCATCGATATAGATGTCCGTACCGACCCCGACAGGCAGTTCGGAGTCCCGGGTCACGAAGACGATCTCTTTTAACTGATCGAAATTCATTATGCCATTGCCGCCGACGATCGTGCCGGGATCTTCCCGGAATAGAATCCTGCCTTTGTACCATTTGTTAGCGAGCAGCGTGCCTCCCGCCGTCGGAAACATTTTCGCGAGATTGAATTCTTCGGAGGTTTGATCCGTGTCGGTGATGCGGACGTTAAAAAACGTTAGGTTTTGCGTAGGTTTAATCCAATAGGTCAATTCATAATAGCCGGTCAAATTGTAATTGACGTTTGCCCTATATAATGAAGGGTACTCTACGATTCCGTTGTTATTATTCGTCACCGCGTATTTGATGCTGGAGGTGCCTTGTTTTACTTGCGCGGTCGAGAGCGTTCTGCTGGAGCCAAGCGTCGTGTTCCATGCGGTCACGCTATCCATGGCGTCGATCTGCGTCGTCTCATAGAGATCCGCATTCGCGTAGAAGTTCAGTTCGTCGATATAAAAGTTGACTTGCTCCGATTTCATGTTGGCGGGCCGGCCATCCGTCGATGAAAGAGAAATTTTCTGGATAGCCCCGTAATTCATCGCGCCGTTTCCTCCGCTTACTACCCCATCGAATTCCTTGAAATGCCACCGTACCTGAATCCATTTATCCGGCATGACCGCCGAAGGGAGATGAGCGCTGCGGACGACATTCGACAGTTTCGCTTTGCTGATCGTCCCGTCCGAGTCTTGCAAAGAGATTTCCAGGAGCGGATCGAGCGTATCCGTCCGGATCCAGAAGGACATGACGTCATGGCTTGCCAAATTCAAATTCGGAGAATAGGCCTTGGATACGGAGGTCGTGTCGGGAATGCCGTCATTGTCGTCCGTAACCCTAAAATTCATGCTGGAGGACCCTTGGAACACTTGGGGAATACCGGAGTATGTACTCATGAAGCCGTTGCTTGGATTCGTCAAAGTCCAATCGCTTATATTTTCCATATCATCCTCTATGAGAGGAGCAGCCTTAACGCTTTGACTAGGAGAAACCGGAATCGAGCAAAAACCGATAATCGCAATGAAACCCATCAAGAGTAATTTCCGACTTTTCTTCATCTGCATGCCCTCGCTTATCATGGAATATGAAACGCATGTCGTAATCTAAGTCATCGTTCCGGCACTCGCAATGCGATGATACGTCGTAAAATAGTCCGTTCCGGCACCCCCCCGTCTTTCCCGGTCGTCAAAATACAATCTCGTCTCTTCTAACTCTTCAATGCATAAGACACCCCCTTCCAGATAGTCCTTGATCCGATCCGTCGCCGATCGTAACCTGGCTGTCAAGCCGCCATAGCGGAGATCTAATACTTCCCACCCGAAGGGCTTGTACGTCTCCATCCACTGGTTGCGATGCGATATTCTCAGCGCTTCTACCTTAAGCAATAGTTCAGGTAATTCGATTAAAGCTATCGTCTCTAATCTTCCGCGATCTCCGTATTCATAGGCGCGCTTCATCCTTATCCCGATATCCGCTTTCAGCGCAAGAACTTCGCTTAGTCGGACCGGAACCTCGAATAGACGTTGAGAGTCCGGGCTACTCTCGGCTTGATCGCGATAGAGATCCGCAAGCCGTCCATAGTGCCCCGCAACGTCTGCATTGTCGATATGTTTGTCGAACAAACCTAACAACGGATCCTGCCACAACAAGTATTTGGATGGATTGGACGAGTCGCCGTGATCAACCTCAATCCCCGGAATATCATCCAACTTATCCAAATTCATATAATGATCATGGGAAATTCCCGTACAGAAGCTTGTCCTCCGTCTCAATTTCCGCTCGTCCAACGTACGGGCATACGCGTGCTCCGCGTATAATTGCAATCCCGGAAGCACGTTCCATAGATGATTTTCCGCCCCGTTATCCCCCCACGCCGTCGCGAAAACTTCCCTTACGCCTTCTTGTTTGCAAGCTTGCAAACCCGCGTTGGAGCATTTCATCGTGCGGTCGTAATGCGTGCACGTTCCGAGCCAGGTCCATATGCCTCCGGCAAAAACCGGATCGGATCCCAACTGGCGGTGTTTTCGAATCATAGCCTCGTAGAACTCCTGCTCGTAATGGTAATAATCCCAATAAACGAGCTGCGTGCCCCGGGAAATTCGGTCGGCATGAGATTCGTCGACGACGGCCTCGACATCGTAATAGTCGTGCGTCGCGGATCCGATCCGGAAGAACATGTCGCTCCAGATCATCGGCTTCAAGCCGTATTTCTCCTTGATTTCGTTCACCTTGGACAAATGGTCGTTCATCATTTCGAATTTATCGCGGTTTCCATATCGATCAAGAGCGCGCCCTCGACCTAAACCGTGAGCCTCGTCCATTCCGATATGGATTCGCCGGCTGCGAAAAATTTGCGATACGCTGCCCACCATTCGGTCGATAAACTCGTAGGTTCGGTCTTGCCCTACCAACAGAACATCGTGCGTGTCTCTTAAATCGGCCGAAGCCTCCCATTTCAAGAAAGACTCCAAATGCGCGAGCGTCTGAATGCAAGGAATCAACTCGATTCCGAGTTCCGCCGCATAGCAGTCGCATTCCCTTAATTCCTCCGGCGTATATCTCCCGCGCATATAGCCGAAATACGGCTCGGCTTCGACCGTATAAGTATCTTCGGTGTAGAGCATGAGCGCGTTCATGCCGATCAAGGCCATGTATCGCAGTAAACGTTTTACGCTATCGACTTGAGGTACGGCATTCCGGGAGCAATCGAGCATGAACCCGATCGTATCGAATTGCGGTTCTTCCCGGATCTCGAACGACTCGTCGCCCGCGCCGATGGATTCAGCTAACAGTCCGATCGCCCGAAACAAATGGTGGTCGCCGAAGTAAGCGATCTCGGCTTCGGCGCCGTCGAACGACACGGTAAGCCCGGTTGCTTCCGACTTTTTCAGCGCGACTTTAATACCATCGCCATCCGTAAGACGCAAGCCGAGCATGTCGCACAAGAGTGCGATACCTTTGTCCTTTTCGCCGGTCTCGCCCTGAAAATACACTTTCATGCCGCCCGCGCTCATCCCTTCATCGCTCCCATCGTCGCGCCTTCCATGATCCTTCTCTGGAACAGGACGTAAAATAAGATCGAAGGAACCATGACGATCATGACGCCCGCGAACATCGTCACCCAATCCGACGTGTATTGCATCTTCATGTTCGCCTGGTACATGTTGACCCCGATCGTGTATTTCGCCGGATCCGACAAGTAAATAAAAGGCGCGAGGAAGTTATTGTACAAGCCCAGGAACTTGAAGATCGCCACCGTCACGATTCCCGGCGTGGACAGCGGCACGATGATTTTCCAGAACGTCTGGAATAGAGTCGCCCCGTCTATGTGCGCGCTCTCTTCCAGATCCTTAGGCAATGAGGACATGAACCCGCCGAGCAGCATCAAGAAAAACACGTTCTCCCCGAAACTATCCAAAATGATCAGCCCCGTAAGGCTATTCGTAAGATCCAAGGACTTCATCAACACATACTGAGGTACGAGCGCGTTAATCCCCGGAAGGAACAACGACAGCATAATGAGTCCCCAGATCAACTTGCGCCCTTTGAACGTCATGCGGGTCAAGGCATATGCGTTAAGCGTCGTAAGGAACGTGCCCAGCACCAGCCCTACGCCCACGTAATAGACCGTGTTAAGCAAAGATTTGCCGATGGCATATCCGTTCCAAGCTTTCGTATAGTTGCTCCAATTCATTGCCGAGGGCAGCGCCCAAATATCCTGGAAAAAATCGGCGTTCGTTCGGACCGATTGATAGAAAATCCACGCGACCGGAAACAAAATCGATAGTGCCCACAGGAGCAGGACCAGTCTCCATATTCCGTCCGCCAACGTTCTCCGCTCCGCCATTCGGAATAGCCTCCTTTCTTTGGTTAGAACTCTACGTCTTTCTCCGGATAGACTTTGTCGATGATCAGCTTTGCTCCGACCAAGATCACGAACAGGAACATGCCGATCGCGGAAGCGTAGCCGTAGCTGTGCGCTTCTTTGCCGAAGGCCAGATTGAACATGTAAAGACCGACAACGTCCGTGGAACCTTCCGGCCCGCCGTTCGTCAAGATCATGATGATTTCAAACCCTTTTAACGTACCGAGCACGACGAATACGACGCACACCCGGATCACGTTGCGGATTAGCGGAATCGTGATCCCGAATAGAATTTCCATAGGACGGGCGCCTTCCAAATGAGCCGCTTCGTAAAGCGATTTCGGAATCGCTCCCATCGCGTTGATGAAGATAACGACGTAGAGACCCACTCCCCCCCACACCATCGGAATGACCAAAGCCCAGATCGCCGTTCTCGTATCCCCAAGCCAGTAGAAATCGTTCATGTTCAGGCCGAATAACTCGAGAAACCCGTTCAACAGACCGAAAGATCCGTCGAATATGAACGACCATAACAAGGCAACGACAACGGTCGAGAGCACGTTCGTGAAAAAATAGACGATTTTGTAAAAAGCATTTTCTTTGTACGATTTATTGTTCAATAGGTAGGCGAGCAGCAACGAGATAAGGACGGTAAGCGCGGGTACGGCAACGATATAGACCACATTGTGGACTAACGCTCGCAAGACGAAATGATCCTTGATCAAATACGCGTAGTTATCCAAACCGACGAACTTGGCGTCCGTTAATCCGTCCCACTGCAATAAAGAATAATAAACGGACATAACGTTCGGATATAAGGTAAACAAGAAGTAACCGAGCAAAGACGGAGCGATCGCAATGATCAAGAAGATCGCTTTTTGCCTTGCGGCTTTGCCAGATCCCGGCGTCTTTCGCGAAGCTTGTGCATGACCGGCGTTCAAAGCATGTCATCCCCTTTCCGGATAAAATCAAACGATCGGGAGGAATCGCTTCCTCCCGAACTGCTCCCGCGCGATATTCGCGCAAGTTTGACTATGGCTTACGGTTTGGGACGATCTTTCTCGATCGCGGCTTGCTTCAGCTTCTCCGCTTCTTCCAATACGGGAGCCGGATCTTTTTTGCCCGTAGCCACGGCCGTGATCAATTCGCTCAGCATTTTATCTGCCGTACCGCTCTCCTGACTGATCAAACCGAATTCGCGGCGATAGGAAATGTACTGCACGTTATGTTTCGTCGCGTAATCCATGACGGCCGCCTGAGTAGGCTGAAGCTTCGCGGTACGGGCAGGATCGTCGCCGAAATCGAGACGCGCGGGATAAGCTCCCGCTTCCGACGCGACCGCTGTCTGAATTTCGAAATCGTACAAGCTCATCACGAATTCTTTGGCCCATTTCTTGTTGAGATCGGGCTTGTTTTTCCAGATCATAAAGCCGATATCGGAAACTCCGGAATTGACGAAGATCGTCTGGTCTGCGTCGTTCGTTGCGGGAACGGCCATGAATCCCCAAGTGAAACCTTCAGGCGTGGCGTCTTTCATTTCGTTGCCCACCCAATCTCCCGTCGAAACGAGCGCGGCCTTATGCTGCAACACTTGCATTTGCGATTGCGTATGGTTCAACGCGGCTACGCCCGATGGGAAGTAGCCCTTCTTGCCGAATTCGTACATCCGGTTCCACGCTTCTTTATTTTCCGGCGTCGTCAATTGCGGCCCCGTATAACTGCGGAAGTTCTTGATGTAAGTATCGAAGCTTCCGTTTGCCTTGGCCAAGTCGAATTGCAGAATGTTGAATACGTAATCCGTCAAATATCCGGCATATACGCCCGGGAAAGTGATCGGAATGACGCCGTCGGCTTTAATCTGATCCAGCAATGCAACGAACTCGTCCCACGTTCCCGGGCTTTTGTTCCAGCCCTTCTCGTCGAACAGCTTCTGATCGAAGAACAGACCCGCAGTGTACCCGGCTACCGGTAAACTGGCCGTATAACCGAGTTTCACGGCAGAATCGTAAGCATCGTTAGAGATGACGGATTTTAACGTTTTGCCCGCTTCCCCCGGAAGTTCGCGATTCCACAAATCGTCGAGCGGTTCCATTTTTCCGGCGATGACCAATCTCTCATGTTGGCCGGCACCGGAAAATCGAGGAATGAACAGATCGAACATGTCCTCATCGTCGCCCGCGGCGATTTTCGGTTCGAGGATCGTCTCGAGCGTAGGGGACGATGTAATATCGAAATCTACGTTAGGATATTTCTCGATGAATTTTTTGACCGCTAGATCCATCCACGCGCGGCCCGATCCGCTTTCCCAATAACCCATCTTGAGAGTTACCTTCTCGCTTTTGGACAAACCGTTTTCCGGATAGACGTCCCCTTCGCTCTCGGAGCCCGTAGCGCCGGAAGCGCTCGCCGAAGGTGCCGTGCTCGATCCGGAAGCCGATGAAGAGCTTTGCGGTTCGTTGTTGTTGCCCCCGCATCCCGCTAACAGAACGACTACCATAACCAGAGAAAGCAATAATGCGTTAACCTTTTTCATTGCTGTAGACCCCCCAATAGGTTTCATCCAGTTGATGCTATATGAAGCTGCGACAACCTCAGCTCAACTGCCAACGGAACAAATGCTCTGATCGTTAATGCTCGTTATCGATACGGAATGTCCGCCTTCCAGCCTAGACCGCTCCGCCGCGAACGCCATCAAATGGCTTTGCACGGATGCTTCCGCCGACGTCAATCCTTGCCCGCCGCCGCTGTTCTCTCTTCGAACTTCTTTGAGAAATTCCCTGACCAATCCTTCGTCTCCGCCTCCGTGCCCGCCTTCTTCAACCGCTAACGGCACTTCGACAACCTCTTTTCCGAACGGGTATAACTTAATCTCGTTTTTCTCCATGTACCCTCTGATTTCCCCTAACGTCCCCATAATCTGAACGGTGCGGGAAATATCGTGCGTGAAACCGGACATCGTGAACGAAGCCGTAGTCCCGCCCTCGAATTCCATGTTCACTACTTGATGATCGACGACGTTATTGTCGCAACGGTAGACGCAACGTCCGAACGGACCCTCTAGCAAGGCCTGTTCGATTCCTGCCGGCGTTAGTTCGTTCGTAATAAAACGCGACCATTCATGCGATGAATCTTCTTCATAGATTCTGCGTGCCGAGTAAGGACATTCCCT
Encoded proteins:
- a CDS encoding carbohydrate ABC transporter permease, with product MNAGHAQASRKTPGSGKAARQKAIFLIIAIAPSLLGYFLFTLYPNVMSVYYSLLQWDGLTDAKFVGLDNYAYLIKDHFVLRALVHNVVYIVAVPALTVLISLLLAYLLNNKSYKENAFYKIVYFFTNVLSTVVVALLWSFIFDGSFGLLNGFLELFGLNMNDFYWLGDTRTAIWALVIPMVWGGVGLYVVIFINAMGAIPKSLYEAAHLEGARPMEILFGITIPLIRNVIRVCVVFVVLGTLKGFEIIMILTNGGPEGSTDVVGLYMFNLAFGKEAHSYGYASAIGMFLFVILVGAKLIIDKVYPEKDVEF
- a CDS encoding carbohydrate ABC transporter permease, whose amino-acid sequence is MAERRTLADGIWRLVLLLWALSILFPVAWIFYQSVRTNADFFQDIWALPSAMNWSNYTKAWNGYAIGKSLLNTVYYVGVGLVLGTFLTTLNAYALTRMTFKGRKLIWGLIMLSLFLPGINALVPQYVLMKSLDLTNSLTGLIILDSFGENVFFLMLLGGFMSSLPKDLEESAHIDGATLFQTFWKIIVPLSTPGIVTVAIFKFLGLYNNFLAPFIYLSDPAKYTIGVNMYQANMKMQYTSDWVTMFAGVMIVMVPSILFYVLFQRRIMEGATMGAMKG
- a CDS encoding beta-N-acetylhexosaminidase, with the protein product MSAGGMKVYFQGETGEKDKGIALLCDMLGLRLTDGDGIKVALKKSEATGLTVSFDGAEAEIAYFGDHHLFRAIGLLAESIGAGDESFEIREEPQFDTIGFMLDCSRNAVPQVDSVKRLLRYMALIGMNALMLYTEDTYTVEAEPYFGYMRGRYTPEELRECDCYAAELGIELIPCIQTLAHLESFLKWEASADLRDTHDVLLVGQDRTYEFIDRMVGSVSQIFRSRRIHIGMDEAHGLGRGRALDRYGNRDKFEMMNDHLSKVNEIKEKYGLKPMIWSDMFFRIGSATHDYYDVEAVVDESHADRISRGTQLVYWDYYHYEQEFYEAMIRKHRQLGSDPVFAGGIWTWLGTCTHYDRTMKCSNAGLQACKQEGVREVFATAWGDNGAENHLWNVLPGLQLYAEHAYARTLDERKLRRRTSFCTGISHDHYMNLDKLDDIPGIEVDHGDSSNPSKYLLWQDPLLGLFDKHIDNADVAGHYGRLADLYRDQAESSPDSQRLFEVPVRLSEVLALKADIGIRMKRAYEYGDRGRLETIALIELPELLLKVEALRISHRNQWMETYKPFGWEVLDLRYGGLTARLRSATDRIKDYLEGGVLCIEELEETRLYFDDRERRGGAGTDYFTTYHRIASAGTMT
- a CDS encoding ABC transporter substrate-binding protein, whose protein sequence is MKKVNALLLSLVMVVVLLAGCGGNNNEPQSSSSASGSSTAPSASASGATGSESEGDVYPENGLSKSEKVTLKMGYWESGSGRAWMDLAVKKFIEKYPNVDFDITSSPTLETILEPKIAAGDDEDMFDLFIPRFSGAGQHERLVIAGKMEPLDDLWNRELPGEAGKTLKSVISNDAYDSAVKLGYTASLPVAGYTAGLFFDQKLFDEKGWNKSPGTWDEFVALLDQIKADGVIPITFPGVYAGYLTDYVFNILQFDLAKANGSFDTYIKNFRSYTGPQLTTPENKEAWNRMYEFGKKGYFPSGVAALNHTQSQMQVLQHKAALVSTGDWVGNEMKDATPEGFTWGFMAVPATNDADQTIFVNSGVSDIGFMIWKNKPDLNKKWAKEFVMSLYDFEIQTAVASEAGAYPARLDFGDDPARTAKLQPTQAAVMDYATKHNVQYISYRREFGLISQESGTADKMLSELITAVATGKKDPAPVLEEAEKLKQAAIEKDRPKP